CACCAATGAGAATTAAACATGCATCACACACATCATTTCACAGGTTATAAAAGCAGCGATTTTGCAAGGGCTAAACTCTCAGTGCATATGATAAACAATAACCATCTAACAGACACCCTGTAGTCTTCAAGATATCGGGTTTTATTAAATCGCAAATGACAAccaattgaaaaaagaaatacagaCGAATAACAAGTTCGGAAACCAACTTGacaaaagaaatgatgaaACTAAATAAGATTTAATCACAAGGATGAACCTTTCTCCTCCAGAGATTCTCTAACTGCCTTCAAAAGAGATGGCATCAACTTCTGATTGGTAACAATAATGCCTGTGTCAAGATCCAAATATCTTCCTCTAGAAAAATCTAATGGATTCCCTGCAGCATCTGCTGCCACTCCCCCAGCCTCTGCAAAAGTTAATTGACATGCAttttagaaagaaagtaaATGCCAAAATTTCAATCAAAGTCGACAATGTTCCCAAGCTCGCCCAAGCATGGAGGTAACTatggggaaaaagaaaacgaaaaCCTGTCACAACTATATATCCAGCAGCATGATCCCATATTTTCTCACGGTAGCCTGCCCGAGGGAAACGAAGATATATGGCCCCATCTCCTCTGGATAGAGCACCATACTTTGCTTGGCTATCAATTCTAACTGGTGGAGCTTTGACACCAAGTTTCTGCCCAcaaattatcataatttatttatagaagaTTGAACCAAACCTAGATAtctccatcctttttctttatgagtAGAAGGGGAGGTGGGGGAGTGCGTGGGGTTAGATTTAGATAGGTAGGGAAAAGGATAATAATCATACTTTTGCAATTGAGCTAGATAAGTCGTGCATAGAGTGTGCTGCTTCATATGATTCAAAGAATGATGCTTCTTCAGGATTGTCAATTGCACTGACCTGCACCTGTACAGAAGTAGAAAATAGGTTTTGATATCTGTCCAAATTAATGCAAGTATTACTTTGAAGCAATATGCATCCATGCTGACCTTCATTGCTGATGAACTATCCAGTGATTGCATGTAAGTTCCAGCACCAAGTTTAGCATAGAAGAGGCAACCAACTTCACCATTTAGAGCATGTTGATTGGCATCAGCAATAGAAGCTAAAGGAAGATTTGGACACGCCAGGGCACCCAATACTACTTTCCCTTCATCTAGCAATCCTAACGCAATTGCATATTGATCTCCTCTTACAAAcctattttaaaatctaattagccagttttttttttttcttttggtttttgaAAAACAAAGAAGACAAACATAAGCACAtgaaatataaacatatactTGTGTCAAATTACCTCTTAATGGCTAGTACACATATCCTAAATACACCCTACTGACATCTTCGCAATAACAAGACCAAGAAAGAATACATGCTCTACCACAATGCCGAAATCGATCATCAAATATTAATGATGCATTTAAATTgctatttctatttcttttctttccttcttttttccttttttttcttttttttctttttatatggtctaaattttaaatgctcTAATCTGCCGTAGACATTTTTATTTGTGACATTTAAGTCAAATGTATTTCTTGATCTATATAATTGTTCATGATTGCTCAATATCTAATAACtgctataaataataaagaaaaaagggggCTAGAATGAagagaattaaagaagaaaattatatgAGGGCAAAGAAAGAGATAATAACCGAAAGGATTTTCCTTGGATGATACACATAAGTAGATACCAGCCCTTTTTGTAAAAAGCACGCATGCATTGTAGGCAAAAACACAGTATATTCAACAGGAACAACCAGAATGTCCAAATATCAACAAAAGCATATTAGGAGTCATTAATCATAACATTTGCAAGagttttttaataagaatCTAAGTGAAATATTTTCATCTGATTCGACTAgccattaaataattatttataagtaaTATCATCCTATTTCAACATTAAAGATGCAAACTTCCCAAATGGTAAGATGTAAGCAAGTTATGCATTTAGGCTACAACCATTCACACCACATGAAGGTTCAACTCACCCTTTAGTGCCATCTATGGGGTCCAAGACCCAATGTCTTCCATGAGAACCACCTTCAGATTTGCCACAGTCAATGGCCCTAAGCACATCGTCTTTGGATAATGTAGAATCACCATATGATCCATCACTAGCTAGAGTATCATTGACAAGTTTTGTAATGCGATCTAGAGTTTCCTGGGCATCATCCTTACGAAGATCTCCTGAATCCTACCAACCATTCCAAGAAGGAAAAGCAATGAGTGCACTAACTCAATAAGATTGATGAAGTAACAATTAATGCAAAAACAACCAATTAGAAAGCAATAACCATGTTTCTAATCTTCCAAGCTACCAACAAAAGAACTATACCATTTGATCCTTCTATTAGTCCAAAAAGAAttgcataaaaaaatatgcatCATTTGATTATTGCCATTACTCCATTGATTCTATATGACTTATACCACCCTTTCCCATTTGATGGGGTCAAGAGTTGTTTTTTACTTCACAACTCGTCATGCTAGATCTTGCATCTATCTAAACATTACAAATAGATAAACAGACTTATCGATTCACACCAAATATCTTTCTATAGTACAATGATGGTATCAACTTCGATGGCCATGTTTTGTTCTATTCGGCATAGTTGTTAAAGGTGAAAGGCGCACCAAGGCAATAAGGGCTCTTGGTGCCTGAGGCGCAAGGCGAGGTGTGCGCCTGATAGAAATGAGGcgtaacaaataaaataaaataaaactaggaCTAATAACACAACCcatgcataaaataaaaaacataacacacaaccaaagaaaagaaataaaaagatccTGACAATCATGTTCAAGAGGCATTtaacaaacaacaaaaatgCATGTTCAAAAGTGatgataaaagtaaaacaGTCTTATATATAACTGGAAGTTCTAGATAGTAGAAATCCTAAAGCATCTTctattactaatttattttaagtctATAATTATGGTTTTGGTCCTACTCTTACACTTCTAGGcaattcttctcttctttttcttgatcaatGTCTTTTTGCCTtaatcttctttcttccttttttaaaatttttgtgtGGAGATAATTAGGTGTGGGTAAGCCTACATATTCTATATTAAGTCTATGATGAAGGGTTGAGATCATTAtgtcttaaaagaaaataaaaaaacaaataaaggtCACAATATTACAAAAGCACGCCTCGCCTGTGCCTTACCTTAGGTCTGAAGTGCACAAAGGCGCATGCCTTTCACAACTATGTTATTCggaagaataaaattaaaatagtaaaatagaaattatctTTTGGAGAGATGGTCGAGTGATTGATAGCTCTGGCCTTGAAAACCGGTATAGTCACAAAGAACTATTGAGGTCTGTATCcctttctctccttttctcAATGAATAGATTTATGTCTTTATTGGTTTTGACCGGCCCTGAAtcgcatatatatatatatatatatatatatatatatatgtgtgtgtgtgtgtgtgtgctGCTATGCGCTTTCTCGCTTGCTATCTCTTTGCCTTTCGTTTTCGATCTTTCTATCAGTAAGCCTGCTAATGGATTCTACATTAATCCTCTCAAACCTACTAATTGGTGTACTTGAGATGCATTTCCCCTAGCTCCCGAAAATGACATTATATGGATTGGATTAAAGGGTTCCGTCATCCTAAAATTAAGATTCATTTCTTATTGCAAATATTCACTTGTAGCATTTTATTAGGAATTGATGATCTTTTAACAATACCTTCTAAGGGATGACTagttcatataaatatatatataaaacagaaCAATCATATAAGTTTTTAtgctacaaaaaaaaaaaaaaaaactcttccACATCCCCGAGAAATCCAAAATTGCAAATACTGACCTCCTCAGCCACCAATGAGAAAGGCTCTGAAGGAAGCTCCCTCTGCAGCACTAAACTAACAAGTGCTTGTGAGCCTGTATCATAAAAGGAGTTAAAAGATAATAGAAAGGTAATTAGCTGCACTtacatttcttatattaaagtTCAAGGCTAAgacatacatatataaaatatcaacatCATCTAAATCAGGAAATATTTACAAGACACTTCATTTGAAACAATAAAAAGTGGAGAAAATGGTACTAGAACCGAAAGCTTGAGATTGTTAAGCAATTTTTAGATTCATACAAATGAAACAAAACAAGAGTTATTGCAACTAATGTAGCTCTCCATCATGATGCACAACCTTTTAAGCAGATTGTACTAGTACATGTCAAAATGATGACCAAACAGTAAGCATGATATAGGACTAATAGCAATGCAAGGGTTTAAACTTATGACTCAATCGGATGTTACAATATTGAGCCTGTAGaataacaaatttattttgaatataaaagatgTGCTACaagactatatatatatatgacaaaTACAAGATAATGCAAGATAAAAACAAACATTATCATACAAAGTAATTATCTAAAAAGGAATTCTTATCCTAATCCTTTACAGAGCCATATCAGTCAAACTAATAGAATTGGCTTGCACTAGAACGAGTTCTTggaataaattagaaaatgactaaaattcACATGCATATAAACATTCAACTTAATATACACCATATCACAACTCTCAACATCTAAAAGAGCCATCCATCTGTAAGAAATTAAGATTTTCTAGTTGCATTGTCTAGAAGCCTTTTATCTTTTGTAAATGGGCAAGTTGTGAAACAACTTTAAAAGCAGGTCTGATGATAAGTAAAGATCTCTTCTAGAAAAGAATGTTGAAATACTTGTCACAATATTTAATGCATAAACTATAATGCTATTGAGAAAAGACtaagaaatttgaataataagtAAACAATCTCATTTACAATAGACCTAATTACAATTAAAtcctgaattttatattttttaacaattttatttaattgtttcaaaattttaaaataaatactcattttttaatttattttcaaaaatactttCCGATGACAATTTTTAAAGTTTGCACAGTAAAAAAATGATGTAGGAATTTGATTgtgcttattaaaataataatataatcagtaaaaatagtttatcATAGACTTAATAATATGATCATTAAAAATCTCATGTATGTGTATTCTTTCACATATTTTACATCTAAatgcaataaattttttattaactcacAAAATTTTATGTTAGTAAGCAAAATTGACTTGCCAcgtcatttttcttattgtaatatttcaaaaattgttACTGAAAAgtgtttttgaaaataaattgaaagccTAGGTATTTGTTTTAAGATTTTGAAACAATTGGATAAAATCGTTAAAAAGTGTAAAGTTCaagatttaattagtaattaagccTTTACAATAAAGACACATGCCATAG
The sequence above is drawn from the Ricinus communis isolate WT05 ecotype wild-type chromosome 7, ASM1957865v1, whole genome shotgun sequence genome and encodes:
- the LOC107261021 gene encoding SAL1 phosphatase-like, giving the protein MICINGLSIAKPKITNSKSPFLAPLLFSNTKTSLVSFRPLSVSSSMSYEKELAAAKKAASLSARLCKKVQKALLQSDVQSKLDKSPVTVADYGSQALVSLVLQRELPSEPFSLVAEEDSGDLRKDDAQETLDRITKLVNDTLASDGSYGDSTLSKDDVLRAIDCGKSEGGSHGRHWVLDPIDGTKGFVRGDQYAIALGLLDEGKVVLGALACPNLPLASIADANQHALNGEVGCLFYAKLGAGTYMQSLDSSSAMKVQVSAIDNPEEASFFESYEAAHSMHDLSSSIAKKLGVKAPPVRIDSQAKYGALSRGDGAIYLRFPRAGYREKIWDHAAGYIVVTEAGGVAADAAGNPLDFSRGRYLDLDTGIIVTNQKLMPSLLKAVRESLEEKGSSL